From a region of the Acanthochromis polyacanthus isolate Apoly-LR-REF ecotype Palm Island chromosome 3, KAUST_Apoly_ChrSc, whole genome shotgun sequence genome:
- the LOC127533370 gene encoding sterile alpha motif domain-containing protein 3-like isoform X2, which yields MKLRIIVHDNDIRKITLSGKPQTLDSLVEQLEEKLGLLYKFSLQYEDPDFNNAFVNLTDITDLPDKSTLKIIALVPAPTSSIASTASTDDTEILSFSSPESRSSLTRSPWPDTFDIPYFPVDIEYRLRQGNLLYMRDKTYLQVSRDMKHEILEKLAEAIYSFKAYPCDQEFNDVATALIQKHPCLTEPGSVNGCNSWKNSIKFKMGNYRTKLRRAGCTDVTVNQGKRKGQAPQRGIKRPKRFEINFLPNFPDGEDETSMEFKRKELVEEMKKRRPPAALITKNMDSTFALRRQELVNLEPPVKDTMERWPALFTECQILEEFCRLSSKNLNTEFFKELDKYTPRFFEIFKTKGGSVGQKLKTYLQQVTPESTDVTAKRTAVLRGLPVILGDENTDFFMTCFDCDDPGISHTPIGILTTVPEDEQLSLDSLHLQTSGTAIILEGRIVMDDLENLPHAMCLLFGLTYALNLEYPQQLKYTFDFIQRVLLSLGHKSLKPKIQSLKNLLMQ from the exons ATGAAACTAAGGATAATTGTCCATGACAATGACATCAGGAAAATTACACTCTCTGGGAAACCACAGACACTTGACTCACTTGTTGAACAGCTTGAGGAGAAGCTGGGTCTTCTGTACAAATTCTCCCTCCAGTATGAGGATCCTGATTTTAACAATGCCTTCGTCAACCTCACTGACATTACTGACCTGCCTGACAAATCCACCCTAAAGATAATCGCACTGGTTCCAGCCCCCACATCAAGCATAGCCAGCACAGCCAGCACCGATGACACCGAGATCCTCTCTTTTTCCTcccctgaaagtcggtcatctctTACTCGCTCTCCATGGCCAGACACTTTTGACATTCCTTATTTTCCTGTGGACATCGAGTACAGATTACGCCAAGGGAATCTTCTGTATATGAGAGACAAGACGTATCTACAGGTATCCAGGGACATGAAGCATGAGATACTTGAAAAACTTGCTGAGGCAATTTACAGCTTCAAGGCATATCCCTGCGATCAAGAATTCAATGATGTTGCAACTGCACTGATTCAAAAACATCCATGCCTCACTGAACCAGGCTCTGTCAATGGATGCAACAGCTGGAAAAATAGCATCAAGTTCAAAATGGGAAACTATCGCACCAAACTGCGACGAGCTGGATGTACAGATGTGACTGTAAATCAAGGGAAAAGAAAAGGCCAAGCTCCTCAGAGAGGCATCAAAAGACCCAAACGGTTTGAAATCAATTTTCTACCCAATTTCCCTGATGGTGAAGATGAGACCAGTATGGAGTTCAAACGAAAGGAACTTGTAGAAGAGATGAAGAAACGTCGTCCACCTGCTGCTCTGATAACCAAAAACATGGACTCGACTTTTGCCTTGAGAAGACAAGAGTTGGTGAACTTGGAGCCTCCAGTGAAAGACACAATGGAAAGGTGGCCAGCACTCTTTACAGAGTGTCAG ATTCTGGAAGAGTTCTGTCGCTTGTCAAGCAAAAACCTGAATACAGAATTCTTCAAAGAACTTGACAAATACACTCCTCGCTTCTTTGAGATCTTCAAGACCAAGGGGGGAAGTGTTGGCCAGAAACTTAAGACTTATCTGCAACAAgtcacaccagag agtACAGATGTTACTGCGAAGCGAACAGCTGTCCTCCGTGGCCTTCCTGTCATCCTTGGAGATGAGAACACAGACTTCTTCATGACATGCTTT GACTGCGATGACCCAGGCATATCTCACACCCCCATTGGAATCCTGACCACTGTTCCTGAGGACGAACAGCTCTCCCTTGACTCACTGCACCTTCAGACTTCAGGTACCGCAATCATTTTGGAAGGAAGAATTGTGATGGATGACCTTGAAAATCTTCCACATGCCATGTGCTTGCTCTTTGGACTTACTTACGCCCTGAATTTGGAGTACCCTCAACAACTGAAGTACACCTTTGACTTCATTCAAAGGGTGCTTCTCTCACTTGGACATAAATCCCTAAAACCAAAAATACAATCACTCAAAAATCTTCTGATGCAATGA
- the LOC127533370 gene encoding sterile alpha motif domain-containing protein 3-like isoform X1 produces the protein MSTEPGRIMTESQPTKEMKLRIIVHDNDIRKITLSGKPQTLDSLVEQLEEKLGLLYKFSLQYEDPDFNNAFVNLTDITDLPDKSTLKIIALVPAPTSSIASTASTDDTEILSFSSPESRSSLTRSPWPDTFDIPYFPVDIEYRLRQGNLLYMRDKTYLQVSRDMKHEILEKLAEAIYSFKAYPCDQEFNDVATALIQKHPCLTEPGSVNGCNSWKNSIKFKMGNYRTKLRRAGCTDVTVNQGKRKGQAPQRGIKRPKRFEINFLPNFPDGEDETSMEFKRKELVEEMKKRRPPAALITKNMDSTFALRRQELVNLEPPVKDTMERWPALFTECQILEEFCRLSSKNLNTEFFKELDKYTPRFFEIFKTKGGSVGQKLKTYLQQVTPESTDVTAKRTAVLRGLPVILGDENTDFFMTCFDCDDPGISHTPIGILTTVPEDEQLSLDSLHLQTSGTAIILEGRIVMDDLENLPHAMCLLFGLTYALNLEYPQQLKYTFDFIQRVLLSLGHKSLKPKIQSLKNLLMQ, from the exons ATGAGTACAGAACCAGGCAGGATCATGACAG aATCACAGCCAACAAAGGAGATGAAACTAAGGATAATTGTCCATGACAATGACATCAGGAAAATTACACTCTCTGGGAAACCACAGACACTTGACTCACTTGTTGAACAGCTTGAGGAGAAGCTGGGTCTTCTGTACAAATTCTCCCTCCAGTATGAGGATCCTGATTTTAACAATGCCTTCGTCAACCTCACTGACATTACTGACCTGCCTGACAAATCCACCCTAAAGATAATCGCACTGGTTCCAGCCCCCACATCAAGCATAGCCAGCACAGCCAGCACCGATGACACCGAGATCCTCTCTTTTTCCTcccctgaaagtcggtcatctctTACTCGCTCTCCATGGCCAGACACTTTTGACATTCCTTATTTTCCTGTGGACATCGAGTACAGATTACGCCAAGGGAATCTTCTGTATATGAGAGACAAGACGTATCTACAGGTATCCAGGGACATGAAGCATGAGATACTTGAAAAACTTGCTGAGGCAATTTACAGCTTCAAGGCATATCCCTGCGATCAAGAATTCAATGATGTTGCAACTGCACTGATTCAAAAACATCCATGCCTCACTGAACCAGGCTCTGTCAATGGATGCAACAGCTGGAAAAATAGCATCAAGTTCAAAATGGGAAACTATCGCACCAAACTGCGACGAGCTGGATGTACAGATGTGACTGTAAATCAAGGGAAAAGAAAAGGCCAAGCTCCTCAGAGAGGCATCAAAAGACCCAAACGGTTTGAAATCAATTTTCTACCCAATTTCCCTGATGGTGAAGATGAGACCAGTATGGAGTTCAAACGAAAGGAACTTGTAGAAGAGATGAAGAAACGTCGTCCACCTGCTGCTCTGATAACCAAAAACATGGACTCGACTTTTGCCTTGAGAAGACAAGAGTTGGTGAACTTGGAGCCTCCAGTGAAAGACACAATGGAAAGGTGGCCAGCACTCTTTACAGAGTGTCAG ATTCTGGAAGAGTTCTGTCGCTTGTCAAGCAAAAACCTGAATACAGAATTCTTCAAAGAACTTGACAAATACACTCCTCGCTTCTTTGAGATCTTCAAGACCAAGGGGGGAAGTGTTGGCCAGAAACTTAAGACTTATCTGCAACAAgtcacaccagag agtACAGATGTTACTGCGAAGCGAACAGCTGTCCTCCGTGGCCTTCCTGTCATCCTTGGAGATGAGAACACAGACTTCTTCATGACATGCTTT GACTGCGATGACCCAGGCATATCTCACACCCCCATTGGAATCCTGACCACTGTTCCTGAGGACGAACAGCTCTCCCTTGACTCACTGCACCTTCAGACTTCAGGTACCGCAATCATTTTGGAAGGAAGAATTGTGATGGATGACCTTGAAAATCTTCCACATGCCATGTGCTTGCTCTTTGGACTTACTTACGCCCTGAATTTGGAGTACCCTCAACAACTGAAGTACACCTTTGACTTCATTCAAAGGGTGCTTCTCTCACTTGGACATAAATCCCTAAAACCAAAAATACAATCACTCAAAAATCTTCTGATGCAATGA